The following are from one region of the Fusarium keratoplasticum isolate Fu6.1 chromosome 4, whole genome shotgun sequence genome:
- a CDS encoding C2H2-type domain-containing protein: protein MASSKEMQQSSRPLTQNRSPMSTTASGLPGRQTHARATSHSLLTGALNANHRVTRRKSVTNPSSNITSALAAALRDGDRSAAVPIANGGRRMSKSAAARAALVGSLPSPPASLPNHKSMPDPKRELNGSAIEDDPNDGSADEGATKFQKARQRRASDGQTLKEGKKSNRVEVRCDKCGKGYKHSSCLTKHLWEHTPEWSYTSKLLISKHQQVQLLEAASVLVAMNGNGKDSAATPPDSAKDFQSEAGSSSPAASGYSDPAERQSSADTTPPPYAEGLNVNGTSYRNKRHSSNGGYATSFQSTSAASFGAGSAPFGSGFGHYRQPSNDHRPTSSGRNATGEDDRDLAAAVELLSCSFGSNNGSRNAGLPADAPPVPPLPAQYLDQATPLSAAGFINSYPSRQPESFTRGEMRRPSEDVKMEESGDSVMDDDDFEMRSRGRSEDDDDGVFGRMEE from the exons ATGGCATCATCCAAA GAAATGCAGCAGTCCTCGCGGCCATTGACTCAGAACCGCTCCCCCATGTCGACAACCGCGTCGGGCCTGCCCGGCCGTCAAACCCACGCTCGGGCGACCTCGCACTCGCTGCTTACCGGTGCCCTCAACGCAAACCACCGAGTCACTCGACGAAAGTCGGTTACGAACCCGAGCTCCAACATCACCTCCGCCTTGGCCGCTGCCCTCCGGGATGGTGACCGGTCCGCCGCTGTGCCGATTGCAAACGGTGGCCGCCGAATGTCCAAGAGCGCCGCTGCCAGGGCGGCCCTCGTTGGCAGCCTTCCCTCCCCGCCAGCCAGCCTTCCAAACCATAAGTCGATGCCCGATCCGAAGCGAGAGCTCAATGGTAGCGCCATCGAGGACGATCCGAACGACGGCTCGGCCGACGAGGGAGCGACCAAGTTCCAGAAGGCTCGTCAGAGGCGTGCCAGCGACGGTCAGACtctcaaggagggcaagaagagcaaCCGGGTCGAGGTCCGCTGCGACAAGTGCGGCAAGGGCTACAAGCACAGCAGTTGCTTGACGAAGCACTT GTGGGAGCACACTCCCGAATGGTCCTACACCTCGAAGCTGCTCATCTCGAAGCACCAGCAAGTCCAGCTGCTTGAGGCTGCGTCTGTCCTTGTTGCCATGAACGGCAACGGAAAGGACAGTGCCGCAACTCCTCCCGACTCTGCCAAGGACTTCCAAAGCGAGGCCGGGTCTTCTTCACCTGCGGCTTCGGGGTACTCTGACCCCGCAGAGCGACAGAGCTCTGCCGACACAACCCCGCCACCATACGCCGAGGGGCTGAATGTCAATGGCACTTCTTACCGAAACAAGCGTCACAGCAGCAACGGCGGGTATGCAACGAGCTTCCAGTCCACATCGGCGGCTTCGTTTGGCGCTGGGAGTGCGCCATTTGGCTCAGGATTCGGTCACTACCGGCAGCCGAGCAACGACCACCGACCAACGTCATCCGGCCGCAACGCAACGGGCGAAGATGATCGGGACCTGGCTGCGGCGGTGGAGCTCCTCAGCTGCAGCTTTGGTAGCAACAATGGGTCTCGCAACGCCGGACTTCCCGCAGATGCGCCCCCTGTCCCTCCGCTGCCGGCGCAGTACCTCGACCAAGCAACTCCGCTATCAGCAGCGggcttcatcaacagctATCCCAGCCGACAACCTGAAAGTTTCACACGAGGCGAAATGAGACGACCCAGCGAGGacgtcaagatggaggagagcgGCGATTCGGTcatggacgacgacgatTTCGAGATGCGTTCGCGGGGTCGCagcgaagatgacgacgacggtgttTTCGGTCGCATGGAGGAATGA
- a CDS encoding Mitochondrial import inner membrane translocase subunit TIM14 encodes MASVMAWGAGAAVAAFLGRAGLVAWRRSRGGVGAMGKAFYKGGFEPKMNKKEASLILSLNERSITKDKVRKAHRKLMLLNHPDRGGSPYLATKVNEAKEFLDKNS; translated from the exons ATGGCTTCTGTTATGGCTTGGGGCGCCGGTGCTGCCGTTGCCGCCTTTCTC GGCCGAGCCGGTCTCGTCGCATGGCGACGTTCGCGCGGTGGAGTTGGAGCCATGGGCAAGGCTTTCTACAAGGGCGGATTCGAGCCCAAGatgaacaagaaggaggcttctctcatcctctccctcaa CGAgcgcagcatcaccaaggacaaggtccgCAAGGCTCACCGAAAGCTTAtgcttctcaaccaccccGATCGAGGCGGAAGTCCCTACCTTGCTACAAAGgtcaacgaggccaaggagttTCTAGACAAGAACAGCTGA
- a CDS encoding ATP-dependent DNA helicase II subunit 2 — translation MAEKEATIFILDLGSTMAQTHSGRSESDLDWSMRYVWDKITDIVAASRKTLCVGVVGFRTDETDNKLQDDDGYENIAVLQELGPMSMSSLRNLQSVIKPSETWSGDAISAIVVAVDMMDTFTKKLKWNRKIILITDGQGPMDADGLSDISKKMNDSNIQLTVLGVDFDNPDYGFKEEDKPNTKEENEKALKLLVDDCQNGVFATIAEAIDELDTPRIKSVKPYKTYDGTLTLGDPERFPSAMKINVERYFKTHLARPLTASTVVVKSEGTGFESTQAVEGDEMEGVEFSAVRQARSYKVNDPDAPGGKRDVEFEDLAKGFEYGRTAVHISESEHNITKIETQKSFSIVGFIPCSKYEPFLNLGEVCVTVASKFDAKSALALSSLVWALSELESYGIARIVPKDGKDPQLVLVAPGVEPDMECLYDIPLPFAEDIRSYQFPPLDRVITVSGQTITKHRFLPTDELNDAMSDYVDAMDLSMYGIDDEGEPAEYAPIDDTFNPTIHRINHAVKSRAVYPEKPIPDTPSILLRFASPPEDLIEKVQSKIDALVEVADVKKVPPKVKGKRGREAVKPISGLDVDALLGEEERKEEIDPDNAVPEFKQMLAATEEVAQIEEAAKQMGAIITTFITESFGDAKYARAMECLGVMREELTNLEEPGLYNTFVRDMKKQLLSGDLGGDRRDFWFKVRWSRMGLIDKKQSEVSTVSPEEADEFYKSK, via the exons ATGGCGGAGAAGGAagccaccatcttcatcctgGACCTTGGGTCCACCATGGCCCAGACTCACAGTGGACGGTCAGAATCGGATCTCGATTGGAGCATGCGATATGTGTGGGACAAGATTACCGACATTGTCGCCGCCAGTCGCAAGACGCtgtgtgttggtgttgtcggcTTTAGGACTGATGAGACCGACAATAAGCTgcaagatgacgacggctATGAGAACATCGCCGTGCTGCAAGAGCTGGGACCGATGTCCATGTCCTCTCTGAGGAACCTGCAGTCCGTTATTAAGCCAAGCGAGACGTGGTCGGGAGATGCCATTTCAGCCATTGTTGTCGCTGTTGACATGATGGACACATTCACTAAGAAACTCAAGTGGAATCGCAAGATCATCCTGATCACCGACGGCCAAGGCCCAATGGACGCAGACGGCTTGAGCGACATCTCTAAGAAAATGAACGACTCAAATATCCAGCTAACTGTCCT GGGCGTGGATTTCGATAACCCTGACTATGGCTTCAAGGAAGAGGACAAGCCCAACACCAAG GAAGAGAACGAGAAAGCTCTCAAGTTACTCGTCGATGATTGCCAAAATGGCGTCTTCGCGACAATCGCAGAGGCcattgatgagcttgacaCCCCTAGAATCAAGTCGGTGAAGCCATACAAAACCTACGATGGTACACTTACTCTCGGAGATCCCGAGAGGTTCCCCTCTGCGATGAAAATCAATGTCGAGAGATACTTCAAGACCCATCTCGCGCGACCCTTGACAGCAAGCACTGTGGTCGTCAAGTCTGAAGGCACGGGATTTGAGTCTACGCAGGCTGTAGAgggtgatgagatggagggtgtTGAATTTTCCGCGGTCAGGCAAGCTCGATCGTACAAGGTCAACGATCCTGATGCCCCTGGTGGCAAGCGAGACGTAGAGTTTGAGGACCTTGCCAAGGGTTTCGAGTATGGCCGGACTGCTGTGCATATCAGCGAGTCAGAGcacaacatcaccaagattGAGACACAAAAGAGCTTCTCAATTGTTGGGTTCATCCCTTGCTCAAAG TATGAGCCTTTTCTCAACCTGGGCGAGGTCTGCGTGACAGTAGCCAGCAAGTTTGATGCAAAGTCAGCACTcgccctctcctccctcgtcTGGGCACTCTCGGAACTCGAGTCGTATGGAATCGCCCGAATCGTGCccaaggatggcaaagaCCCGCAGCTGGTGTTGGTAGCTCCTGGCGTGGAGCCAGACATGGAGTGTTTGTACGACATCCCGCTGCCGTTTGCCGAAGACATTCGAAGTTACCAGTTCCCGCCTTTGGATCGGGTCATCACCGTCAGCGGCCAAACCATCACAAAACACCGCTTCCTTCCGACAGACGAGCTCAATGATGCCATGAGCGACTACGTTGATGCGATGGACCTATCGATGTATGGCATCGACGATGAGGG GGAACCCGCTGAGTACGCGCCCATCGACGACACGTTCAACCCAACAATTCATCGGATCAACCACGCCGTGAAATCTCGGGCAGTATACCCTGAAAAGCCCATTCCCGATACGCCATCGATCTTGCTGCGATTCGCTTCGCCACCTGAAGACTTGATTGAAAAGGTCCAGAGCAAGATTGATGCGCTCGTGGAGGTGGCAGATGTCAAGAAAG TTCcgcccaaggtcaagggcaagCGAGGCAGAGAGGCGGTCAAGCCCATTTCTGGTCTCGACGTGGATGCCCTCctcggggaggaggagaggaaggaggagattgaccCAGATAATGCAGTCCCCGAGTTTAAACAAATGCTGGCCGCTACCGAGGAGGTTGCCCAGATCGAAGAGGCAGCGAAGCAGATGGGGGCAATTATCACGACATTTATCACAGAGAGTTTTGGGGATGCCAAATACGCACGCGCCATGGAGTGTTTAGGCGTTATGCGGGAGGAGTTGACGAACCTGGAGGAGCCTGGGCTGTACAACACCTTTGTACGGGACATGAAGAAGCAGTTGCTATCAGGAGATCTTGGAGGAGACAGGCGAGACTTTTGGTTCAAGGTGCGGTGGTCACGGATGGGACTGATTGACAAGAAGCAGTCTGAGGTATCGACTGTGTCCCCAGAGGAAGCAGACGAG TTTTACAAGTCAAAATAG
- a CDS encoding Clr5 domain-containing protein — MLILAGADVNVSYKDIKPPWIQKTPLITAAAQEDASLTKILLKKGANPDVFHLGSRSALHAAVQNNRVGSIRALLDAGANANIPYGEENQLHFDHGFGCFSRDSPYYASDSLLTPIDIAYENENGQVVDLLLQAKAHAGGYLAFETNWDQNLSRLALQDAARRGKRYLVQVLLMAGVDINTPPSNFDVQTALQAAAESGDIDMVQLLLDMGAVVNAPPHTIGGLTALQAAIYYENLDIVELLIRQGGEINAKPAPLGGQTCLGAAVSTGNVDLVNMLLSRGADINPTRSGPGCCETSALVWSISEDDHQLFDLLMSKGAKPDLPQDWETPLCAAIRVGSFDMASRLIEAGADVNRPSEVHNPITLDIQTPLEVAIGKRNNQLVNLLLDSHADINYSHDGMRLGAALETAIACKNQDTVRLLLSRGADPGSAMSLASLIFRLDSPIDLEIFRMLINHNAEVNPQPEEMKGFKDPIYGFHLTPLQAALERGYEELASMLLEAGADFDAPAFWEGGKTALQAAAMSGSFSFVETFVSQGANVNSPPARERGATALQFAAIKGHYNIVVFLLENGAYVNAPGAVRYGRTALEGASEHGRLDIVHLLLENDPEEESLGQRCQDAAVLAKKNGHFIVAEILRGWKKP, encoded by the exons ATGCTGATCCTAGCAGGGGCTGATGTGAATGTATCATACAAGGATATCAAACCCCCTTGGATACAGAAGACCCCCCTCATAACGGCAGCAGCCCAGGAAGATGCCTCTCTAACTAAAATCCTTCTCAAAAAGGGCGCCAATCCGGACGTGTTCCATCTCGGCTCGAGGTCGGCGCTGCATGCTGCAGTTCAAAACAACCGCGTTGGTTCCATTAGAGCGTTGCTGGACGCGGGTGCAAATGCCAACATCCCTTACGGGGAAGAGAACCAACTCCACTTTGATCATGGCTTCGGTTGCTTCTCCAGGGATTCGCCGTATTATGCCTCAGATTCATTACTCACTCCCATTGATATCGCGTATGAAAATGAGAATGGCCAAGTAGTTGACCTTTTACTGCAAGCCAAGGCTCATGCCGGTGGTTACCTCGCCTTTGAGACGAACTGGGATCAAAACCTCAGCCGTCTAGCATTACAGGATGCCGCAAGGCGAGGGAAACGCTATCTAGTCCAAGTCTTATTGATGGCAGGTGTCGATATCAATACACCCCCAAGCAATTTCGATGTACAAACTGCGCTTCAAGCCGCCGCTGAGTCTGGGGACATTGACATGGTTCAACTTCTTCTAGACATGGGTGCAGTTGTCAATGCGCCTCCTCACACCATTGGCGGTCTGACCGCCTTGCAAGCTGCTATTTACTATGAGAATCTGGACATCGTTGAACTATTGATACGACAAGGCGGGGAGATCAATGCAAAGCCCGCACCATTAGGCGGACAGACGTGTTTGGGAGCTGCAGTTTCAACGGGAAACGTTGACCTCGTCAACATGTTATTGAGTCGGGGTGCTGATATCAATCCCACACGCTCAGGCCCAG GTTGTTGCGAAACATCAGCTTTGGTGTGGTCCATCTCCGAAGATGACCATCAGCTGTTCGACCTATTGATGTCAAAGGGTGCCAAGCCAGATCTCCCTCAAGACTGGGAAACGCCTCTGTGTGCTGCCATCCGTGTGGGATCGTTCGACATGGCCTCTCGCCTGATAGAAGCTGGAGCAGATGTCAACCGGCCAAGTGAGGTTCATAATCCCATAACCCTTGACATTCAAACACCACTCGAGGTCGCTATCGGGAAGAGGAATAATCAGCTCGTCAACCTTCTTTTAGATTCCCATGCAGACATCAACTATTCACACGACGGCATGCGGCTTGGCGCGGCTCTCGAGACTGCCATTGCCTGCAAAAATCAAGACACGGTTCGGTTGCTGCTCTCTCGGGGAGCCGATCCTGGCAGCGCCATGTCGCTTGCCTCGTTAATCTTCCGCCTTGATTCCCCCATTGATCTCGAAATATTCCGAATGCTCATCAATCACAATGCTGAAGTCAACCCACAACCTGAGGAAATGAAAGGATTCAAAGACCCCATTTACGGGTTCCATCTAACACCACTTCAAGCAGCCCTTGAACGGGGTTACGAAGAGCTGGCAAGTATGCTTCTAGAGGCTGGAGCCGATTTCGATGCTCCAGCATTTTGGGAAGGTGGCAAAACTGCCTTACAGGCGGCAGCCATGAGTGGCAGCTTCTCTTTTGTAGAAACCTTTGTTTCTCAAGGCGCAAATGTCAACTCTCCTCCGGCAAGGGAGCGCGGCGCGACGGCCTTGCAATTCGCGGCCATCAAAGGGCACTACAACATTGTTGTCTTTCTTCTTGAGAATGGGGCTTACGTCAATGCTCCAGGGGCGGTTAGGTATGGGCGAACTGCACTTGAAGGTGCATCAGAACATGGCAGGCTTGACATTGTCCATCTCTTGCTTGAGAACGATCCAGAGGAGGAGTCTTTGGGCCAGCGTTGCCAAGACGCAGCAGTGCTTGCAAAGAAGAATGGACACTTCATCGTTGCCGAGATTCTGCGTGGGTGGAAGAAGCCATAA
- a CDS encoding DUF4149 domain-containing protein — translation MASTVSAVVFSPAPYHIITYGTLLGTSFFHTFINGIVMIRTVDRPSFSAIQQKLFPIYFGLQTILPGILALTFPGNSLIGLSNGPKGLVTEFARWHSLLPIGIMALTGAVNFTILLPLTTETMKQRRGQVKRDGKEWFADGPHSDEMKALNKRFGILHGISSLINLTTFFAAVAYGFTLGGRVLSVADLA, via the exons ATGGCAAGCACAGTCAGTGCCGTCGTCTTTTCGCCGGCTCCGTACCACATCATTAC GTACGGAACCCTCTTGGGCACGTCATTCTTCCAC ACCTTTATCAATGGCATCGTCATGATCCGGACGGTCGACCGTCCTAGCTTCTCTGCTATCCAGCAGAAGCTCTTCCCCATCTACTTTGGCCTGCAGACCATCCTGCCAGGCATTCTCGCCCTGACCTTCCCCGGAAACTCGCTGATTGGCCTCTCCAACGGCCCGAAGGGACTGGTCACCGAGTTTGCGCGCTGGCACTCGCTGCTCCCAATTGGGatcatggccttgactgGTGCTGTCAACTTTACCATCCTCCTGCCTCTAACGACTGAGACTATGAAGCAGCGCCGTGGTCAAG TCAAGCGAGATGGCAAGGAGTGGTTCGCGGATGGCCCGCACTCTGACGAGATGAAGGCCCTGAACAAGCGATTTGGCATCCTGCACGGCATCTCATCCCTGATCAACTTGACCACCTTCTTCGCTGCCGTCGCATACGGTTTCACTCTGGGTGGTCGTGTTCTGTCCGTTGCGGACCTGGCCTAA
- a CDS encoding 4-nitrophenylphosphatase, which yields MSNPKYLTGDAAAVNEFIDKFDVFLLDCDGVLWSGDHVYDGIPETIALLRSKGKRTVFVTNNSTKSRDEYLKKLTNLGIPSEKDDVFGSSYSAAIYISRILKLPEGKHKVFIIGEAGIEKELESEGIAHVGGTDEAFRRDITPQDFKGIADGSLLDPEVGVVLCGLDFHVNYLKLAHAMHYVKRGAIFLATNTDSTLPMHHDFFLGAGSCHYPVVHATGQTPLALGKPSQAMIDAVEGKFQLNRARTCMVGDRLNTDIKFGIEGKLGGTLHVLTGVHKKADWEKEDAIAVPSFYADKLSDLLLSAEKN from the exons ATGTCGAACCCAAAATATCTCACCGGCGATGCTGCCGCCGTCAATGAGTTCATCGACAAGTTTGAT GTCTTTTTGCTCGACTGTGATG GTGTCTTGTGGTCCGGCGATCATGTGTATGATGGAATTCCCGAGACCATCGCCCTCCTGAGGTCAAAAG GAAAGAGGACCGTCTTCGTCACAAATAACTCCACAAAGTCTCGCGATGAGtacctcaagaagctcaccaaCCTGGGCATCCCCAGTGAGAAGGACGATGTCTTTGGTTCCAGCTACTCTGCCGCCATCTACATCTCCCGCATCCTGAAGCTCCCCGAGGGCAAGCACAAGGTCTTCATCATTGGCGAGGCCGGCATCGAGAAGGAACTTGAGTCTGAAGGCATTGCTCATGTCGGCGGTACGGACGAGGCCTTTAGACGGGACATCACCCCCCAGGACTTCAAGGGTATTGCTGACGGCTCCCTGCTCGACCCTGAGGTTGGCGTTGTGCTGTGTGGTCTCGACTTTCACGTCAACTACCTCAAGCTCGCGCATGCCATGCACTATGTCAAGCGAggtgccatcttcctcgccacCAACACAGACTCGACGCTGCCCATGCACCatgacttcttcctcggAGCTGGTTCATGCCACTACCCCGTTGTTCACGCAACAGGACAGACGCCCCTGGCTCTAGGCAAGCCTAGCCAGGCCATGATTGACGCTGTCGAGGGCAAGTTCCAGCTCAACCGCGCCCGGACATGCATGGTTGGCGACAGGCTTAACACCGACATCAAGTTCGGCATTGAGGGAAAACTCGGTGGAACGCTGCACGTGTTGACTGGTGTGCACAAGAAGGCGGACTGGGAAAAGGAAGATGCCATTGCTGTTCCTTCCTTCTATGCCGATAAACTGAGCGACCTCTTGTTGTCGGCCGAGAAAAACTAG
- a CDS encoding DNA topoisomerase: MRVLCVAEKPSISKAVAGILSGGSHTTHNTRNKFIKNYSFDFDFGQRWGKCSVTMTCVTGHLTNVDFSPEYKNWSHPPPEALFNAPIVTSVYDDKKSIAQNIESQAKFARLLVIWTDCDREGEHIGHEIVEAARKGKPDIEVKRARFSNVERAHVLSAARSLAELDEKQVNAVATRIELDLRIGYAFTRFITNNLRPLGGPMEKLTLSYGSCQFPTLGFVVDRYFRVKNFVPEPFWSIKVVHNREGKKVEFSWLRNRLFDRMSTVILYERCLAAKTATVTKVQEKPTRKFKPLPLTTVELQKAATRLLRMSGQQAMTIAEGLYNKGFISYPRTETDRFDRGMNLRALVQKQTPDERWGTFAQGLANGAFQQPREGRHDDKAHPPIHPITYAAPSVLSFDEGRLYEYVVRRFLACCSDDAKGMATDVELEYGEERFNAHGVIVLERNYLEVFIYEKWNNSAELPKFTEGERFQPTEAMVTEGKTTAPNYLTEADLIALMDANGIGTDATMAEHIQKIQDREYVVTIERSGQAPADDEEPDAAPAARGGRGRGRGGRGRGGRGGATSSGGRRGIKVFVPTQLGVALILGFDRMNFETSLGKPFLRKEMELKMKAICEGRTSREVVLRESIAQYRHVFMQSQEKLGVLRTACREFVFAT, encoded by the exons ATGAGGGTGCTTTGTGTGGCTGagaagccatccatctccaaggccgtTGCTGGGATTCTTTCTGGTGGTTCTCACACCACA CACAATACCCGAAACAAATTCATCAAAAACTACTCCTTCGATTTTGACTTTGGCCAGCGATGGGGCAAATGCTCCGTCACCATGACATGTGTCACCGGCCACTTGACCAACGTCGACTTTTCTCCAGAGTACAAGAATTGGAGCCATCCTCCGCCAGAGGCACTCTTCAATGCGCCCATCGTTACTAGTGTTTACGAC GACAAGAAATCGATTGCCCAGAACATAGAGTCCCAGGCAAAATTTGCCAGACTGCTTGTTATCTGGACCGATTGCGATCGTGAAGGAGAGCATATCGGTCATGAGATTGTCGAGGCTGCTCGAAAGGGCAAACCAGACATTGAGGTGAAGCGTGCGAGATTCAGCAATGTGGAACGAGC CCATGTTCTCTCAGCAGCCAGGAGCCTGGCAGAATTGGATGAGAAACAAGTCAATGCCGTTGCTACAAGAATCGAGCTCGATCTTCGCATTGGATATGCGTTTACGCGATTCATCACGAACAATCTCAGACCCCTAGGCGGGCCTATGGAAAAGTTGACTCTTAGTTATG GATCGTGCCAGTTCCCAACCCTTGGCTTCGTCGTGGACCGTTACTTTCGAGTCAAGAACTTTGTCCCGGAGCCCTTCTGGAGCATCAAAGTCGTGCATAACagggaggggaagaaggTTGAGTTCTCTTGGCTGCGCAACCGACTTTTTGATCGAATGTCAACAGTGATCCTTTATGAACGCTGCCTTGCCGCCAAAACGGCGACTGTCACCAAAGTTCAGGAAAAGCCAACGCGCAAGTtcaagcctcttcctctcaccACAGTTGAACTGCAAAAGGCTGCAACAAGACTCCTCCGTATGAGTGGACAACAAGCCATGACTATCGCCGAAGGACTTTACAACAAGGGTTTCATCAGCTACCCTCGAACCGAAACTGACCGTTTTGATAGAGGAATGAACCTCCGAGCTCTTGTTCAGAAACAAACCCCTGATGAGAGATGGGGTACTTTTGCCCAGGGTCTCGCGAATGGCGCATTTCAACAACcgagagaaggaagacaCGACGACAAAGCCCATCCTCCTATTCACCCTATTACATACGCGGCGCCGTCCGTCTTGAGTTTCGACGAGGGCCGGTTATACGAGTATGTTGTTCGTCGGTTCCTTGCCTGTTGCTCAGATGATGCCAAAGGTATGGCAACCGATGTTGAGCTTGAATATGGAGAGGAGCGTTTCAATGCCCACGGAGTCATAGTTCTAGAGAGGAACTATCTCGAGGTCTTCATTTACGAGAAGTGGAATAACTCAGCGGAGCTCCCCAAGTTCACTGAAGGGGAGCGCTTCCAGCCAACCGAGGCCATGGTCACAGAAGGAAAAACGACGGCACCCAACTATCTTACCGAAGCCGATTTAATCGCTCTTATGGATGCCAATGGGATCGGCACAGATGCAACCATGGCAGAGCACATCCAGAAGATCCAAGACAGGGAATATGTTGTTACGATTGAGCGATCAGGCCAGGCACCggcagatgacgaggagccGGACGCAGCTCCGGCTGCAAGAGGAGGACGTGGACGTGGCCGAGGTGGCCGAGGACGCGGAGGACGCGGCGGGGCAACTTCTTCTGGTGGGCGAAGAGGTATCAAGGTGTTCGTTCCCACCCAGCTCGGTGTGGCATTGATTCTGGGGTTTGATCGAATGAACTTCGAGACGAGTCTCGGCAAGCCATTTCTCCGCAAAGAAATGGAACTCAAGATGAAAGCTATCTGCGAAGGTCGTACGAGCAGGGAAGTAGTGCTGCGGGAGAGCATTGCTCAGTACCGCCATGTGTTTATGCAGTCGcaggagaagctgggggTTCTGCGAACG GCGTGCCGCGAATTCGTCTTTGCTACATGA